In bacterium, one DNA window encodes the following:
- the nagZ gene encoding beta-N-acetylhexosaminidase — MKRIFGDVAKLFVWGFEGMSVSSRLKALLRAHPIAGVVLFKRNIATLEGMRALNRDLKKIGGRRFLIAIDEEGGRVSRLPAVALKFPPAAFWGKLFEREKDLRLVTRMGRLLGRELKSVGVNLDFAPVLDVNSNPQNPIIGDRAFSGDPKTAALVALAFERGLRREGILTCGKHFPGHGDTTTDSHRTLPKVRRVRVGLERVEILPFRKAAAARIPMLMTAHVVYPALDPKLPATLSPRILQGLLRKEMGYRGVVISDDLQMKAISRKYAPDEAAVLALEAGCDLLLVCEGFEKMGTRVMEKTAREVSKSPLLRRRLTESLARVVHLKVGS; from the coding sequence GTGAAAAGAATTTTCGGGGATGTGGCCAAACTCTTCGTCTGGGGCTTTGAGGGGATGTCCGTCTCTTCGCGGCTGAAGGCCCTGCTTCGCGCGCACCCCATCGCCGGCGTCGTTCTTTTCAAACGAAATATCGCGACGCTCGAAGGCATGAGGGCCCTCAACCGGGACTTGAAGAAAATCGGCGGACGCCGGTTCTTGATCGCGATCGACGAGGAAGGCGGGCGCGTGAGCCGGCTGCCGGCCGTCGCCCTCAAGTTCCCTCCCGCCGCCTTTTGGGGGAAATTGTTCGAGCGTGAGAAGGATCTCCGCCTGGTGACGCGCATGGGCCGCCTTCTCGGGCGCGAATTGAAGTCCGTCGGCGTGAATCTGGACTTCGCGCCCGTCTTGGACGTCAACTCCAATCCCCAAAACCCCATCATCGGCGACCGGGCCTTCTCGGGCGACCCAAAGACGGCGGCCCTGGTCGCGCTCGCCTTCGAAAGAGGCCTTCGACGGGAAGGGATCCTCACCTGCGGAAAGCATTTTCCGGGCCACGGTGACACGACGACCGATTCGCACCGGACGCTCCCCAAAGTGCGGCGAGTCAGGGTGGGGCTCGAGCGGGTCGAGATTCTCCCTTTCCGGAAGGCAGCCGCGGCGAGGATCCCCATGCTCATGACCGCCCATGTCGTCTATCCGGCGCTTGATCCGAAACTCCCCGCCACCCTCTCGCCGAGAATCCTACAGGGCCTCTTGCGGAAGGAGATGGGGTACCGGGGTGTCGTGATCTCCGATGACCTCCAGATGAAGGCGATCTCGCGAAAATACGCCCCCGATGAGGCGGCGGTCTTGGCCCTGGAGGCCGGGTGCGACCTCCTGCTGGTCTGCGAGGGGTTCGAAAAAATGGGGACCCGGGTCATGGAAAAGACGGCCCGGGAGGTCTCCAAAAGCCCCCTCTTGAGGCGACGCCTGACGGAGAGCCTTGCGAGGGTCGTCCACCTCAAAGTGGGGTCCTAA